A genomic window from Pyxidicoccus trucidator includes:
- a CDS encoding DUF2381 family protein gives MPVHPVFLLALALALGVGATAAAQPQRFPPEAGLRRIELRAVAADAEPEIHISPGISTVLTFDGRPTGEPVGRLQVALERSADFQRLELGESVLRLVPSDELKTGDQVRLTVRFADGAAPPVATFVLVVREAHADRLVEVYREPRPVESYQQEVREAWEAVRQCHEELTRAQATPGGLTGLTALRVSAVLADNGVVARKIPAVAFRLRSGALMANQVRTYSARRRVLVELSLRFSQPGEPWTAKDASLTRSRGERLKVVSVWQEFPVTTVDSSWVLVEAESDASLSPDAWTLRLSEEGNRRALVVDGISFAPVAQSHEGE, from the coding sequence CAGCGTTTTCCTCCCGAGGCAGGACTTCGGCGCATCGAGCTTCGCGCCGTAGCAGCCGACGCGGAGCCAGAGATACACATCAGCCCCGGCATCTCCACCGTGCTCACCTTCGACGGGAGGCCCACGGGTGAGCCGGTAGGACGGCTCCAGGTCGCGTTGGAGCGGTCAGCGGACTTCCAGCGGTTGGAGCTTGGAGAGTCCGTCCTCCGGCTGGTTCCTTCCGATGAATTGAAGACTGGCGACCAGGTGCGGCTGACCGTGCGCTTCGCGGATGGTGCGGCCCCGCCTGTAGCCACCTTTGTCCTGGTGGTACGGGAGGCGCATGCGGACCGACTGGTGGAGGTGTATCGCGAGCCACGCCCGGTGGAGTCCTACCAGCAAGAGGTGCGAGAGGCCTGGGAGGCCGTGCGCCAGTGCCATGAGGAATTGACCAGGGCCCAGGCCACGCCAGGCGGCTTGACTGGTCTGACGGCACTTCGGGTCTCCGCGGTTCTCGCTGACAATGGTGTTGTGGCGCGGAAAATCCCTGCGGTGGCATTTCGGCTACGGAGCGGTGCGCTCATGGCGAATCAGGTACGCACCTACAGCGCGAGACGCCGGGTACTCGTGGAGCTATCGCTGCGCTTCAGTCAGCCAGGGGAACCCTGGACTGCGAAGGACGCATCGCTCACGAGGAGCAGGGGCGAGCGCCTGAAGGTCGTATCCGTGTGGCAGGAGTTTCCTGTCACCACGGTCGATTCGAGCTGGGTGCTGGTGGAGGCGGAGTCCGACGCATCCTTGTCCCCGGACGCGTGGACGCTGCGGCTGTCCGAGGAAGGAAACCGCCGAGCCCTGGTCGTCGACGGCATCTCCTTCGCCCCGGTCGCCCAGTCGCACGAAGGCGAATAG